A window of Drosophila subobscura isolate 14011-0131.10 chromosome E, UCBerk_Dsub_1.0, whole genome shotgun sequence contains these coding sequences:
- the LOC117891872 gene encoding endoribonuclease Dicer, with product MADNTDTGEEQIKPRSYQLRLVDHITKKNGIIYLPTGSGKTYVAILALKRFSKDMDKSIEEGGKRALFMCNTVELTRQQAVAVKKYTNLKVGFFVGEQGVDEWSKTKWCHEISECQVLVGTGQVILNMFTQKFMELSSVSIVIIDECHHGTGNHPYHEFMHLFLLATEGTPLPRVVGLTGVLIKGNESKVFHKLKELETTYRSNIVTVSDTEEFKNVMLHSTQPKELLLGYPVQGGMHPAVHTIHKHIERFSALLDILEIGQQPKRFSKGMQHMLDPNKKKNVKTKLNDFEFQLAHYGVYAASMAILSVALEFEVKLHQSETISLSNMYMSAINLCGRIRHILIDMLRNSLDEDTDPDDALHTEQTIMNYSTPKVQILLQYVKQTFSGKEAKDICCLIFVERRYTAKCIYQVLKKFIEATPALRNVLVPQFMVGRNSVSADCEYLLERKWQKSAIDQFRDGEANLMVCSSVLEEGIDVKACNYVLILDPLKTFNMYVQTKGRARSKEAQFVVLCSELEKIQVNKQINQYRQTHADIGEYLKDRVLERAEPLMHDIADHFHNSIQPFINEHGAVLLPSLALTLLHRYSQSLPSDAFGFVEPWMTLLTEQQRKDLFGTQAALKEVVSVELPLSSSMRETIYGVPMPSVRAAKMSAAFNTCIKLFHAGELNDHFLPVSLKERVAGIADFHFAHWKKYSDDVVDTVGKKKETQERHSTYKKAFPKQFDDCRPRVGEVCYAYEIILQPQFERNDYTEHMHDNLLTGRNMALLLSKQLPPLAEMPLFCNQGSLHVRVSEQPRELVISTAEQLEQLHQFHAMLFRDLLKIWRPSFVLDRRSKENCYFVVPLAVGSVGQNVVDWPLVRQFQRLPLPAPVSVKQRQEQPAPRPEDLEGKIVTQWYANFSSKRMLVHKVRRDLTPRSTMESNNGSLSYGEFTTSKYGNHIGGVVHMDQCLIEVRALTEQLNFYVQQRGKTSAQSKARAKIILIPELCFNYDFPGDLWIKALFLPSILNRLHYLLHAEDVRLSFNTFLGTQRLPENGVDYRPKRLEIDWSLRRNVDPHGNAVPNEDVEEPRSILEPLATKGIEMGVKNLHISDVQEPWQYYLEPVDLSRNCMSSYRVELNYYNQFINGKIASIDKMGLDDKEYWLQTQFNMPKRGIYETRSPARLPVTRPALLPPASSATTQESVNVLPILLKSVSDEHISPAHQGEFLAAITTAGSADVYDMERLELLGDSFLKMSSSLYLASRYPDWNEGTLTQVKSRMVSNKNLMYCLRDTDIPSRISCSLFDPRISWLPPSIGLPENILALRTEQPSLAKLIGPHNLLDLQLSEEEIQSGRCSESTLRRFEQSCKGNQHDHYAGQDFSSDVNYCFGEVTIQNKVVADTLEALLGVIVRNYGLQHGFRMLEYFGICKPDVGKPLTQLLDLELKSAKMRANASTTHIDGFLINHSYLEQNIGYTFRDRGYLLQALTHPSFPTNRLTGCYQELEFIGDAILDFLISAYIFENNTKLRPGQLTDLRSALVNNTTLGCICVRHKIHLFILAENALLSETISKFVHFQESQGHRVTNHVRFLLEERDVQPDILDIDDEVDEAMENGSGDSPRIGAFNLAQNVDVPKALGDVLEALIAAVYMDCHDLQTTWQVIYNMFEPELKEFSRNIPISPIRQLEEHKLAHPVYGPPMVDQDVVMMYCQFTCLDKTIRVTGVGTNKEQAKLAAAKSALQKLAKYDP from the exons ATGGCAGACAACACGGATACTGGAGAGGAACAAATAAAG CCGCGCAGCTATCAGCTGCGCCTCGTTGATCACATTACCAAGAAAAATGGGATCATCTATTTGCCGACCGGATCTGGCAAAACATACGTGGCCATCCTGGCCCTAAAGCGATTCTCCAAAGATATGGACAA ATCAATCGAGGAGGGCGGAAAGCGTGCTCTTTTTATGTGCAACACCGTCGAGCTGACCCGCCAGCAGGCCGTGGCCGTGAAGAAGTATACAAATCTCAAAGTGGGATTCTTCGTGGGGGAGCAGGGCGTCGACGAATGGTCGAAAACAAAGTGGTGTCACGAAATAAGCGAATGCCAA GTTTTGGTGGGCACAGGCCAAGTCATATTGAATATGTTCACCCAGAAGTTCATGGAGCTGAGCTCTGTGAGCATTGTGATTATAGACGAGTGCCACCATGGCACTGGCAACCACCCCTACCATGAGTTCATGCACCTATTCCTGCTTGCTACCGAGGGCACGCCGTTGCCGCGCGTTGTTGGGCTGACGGGTGTCCTCATCAAAGGCAACGAGAGTAAGGTTTTTCACAAGCTCAAAGAACTGGAGACGACCTACAGAAGCAACATCGTCACCGTGTCCGACACGGAGGAGTTCAAGAACGTGATGCT GCACTCCACACAACCAAAGGAGTTGTTATTGGGATATCCAGTGCAAGGTGGGATGCATCCGGCCGTCCACAccatacataaacacattgAAAGATTTAGCGCACTGCTAGACATATTGGAAATTGGCCAACAGCCGAAGCGCTTTTCCAAGGGAATGCAGCACATGCTCGATCccaataagaaaaaaaatgttaaaacaaAGTTAAACGATTTTGAGTTTCAGCTGGCACATTACGGCGTATACGCGGCATCCATGGCCATCCTGTCGGTTGCTCTGGAGTTCGAAGTGAAGCTGCACCAGTCGGAAACCATTTCCCTGAGCAACATGTACATGTCGGCCATCAACCTGTGCGGCCGCATCCGTCACATACTAATCGATATGCTCCGCAATAGTCTCGACGAGGATACGGATCCGGATGACGCTCTCCACACAGAGCAGACCATCATGAACTATTCGACGCCCAAGGTGCAAATATTGTTGCAATACGTAAAGCAAACGTTCTCCGGCAAGGAGGCCAAGGATATTTGCTGCTTGATCTTTGTCGAGCGCCGATATACGGCCAAGTGCATCTATCAAGTGCTCAAAAAGTTCATTGAGGCCACTCCGGCGCTACGCAATGTCCTCGTGCCGCAGTTTATGGTGGGCCGCAACTCAGTTTCAGCGGATTGTGAATACCTGTTGGAGCGCAAGTGGCAAAAATCG GCCATTGACCAATTTAGGGATGGCGAAGCCAACCTAATGGTCTGCTCCAGCGTTCTGGAGGAAGGCATCGATGTAAAGGCCTGCAACTACGTGTTGATCCTGGATCCGCTGAAGACCTTCAATATGTACGTGCAGACGAAGGGTCGGGCACGATCCAAGGAAGCCCAGTTTGTGGTTTTATGCTCAGAGCTGGAGAAAATTCAAGTCAACAAGCAGATCAATCAATATCGCCAGACGCATGCCGACATCGGCGAGTATTTAAAAGATCGCGTGCTCGAGCGTGCCGAGCCCCTAATGCACGATATAGCCGATCACTTCCACAATTCGATTCAACCATTCATAAACGAACACGGTGccgtgctgctgcccagcttGGCCCTGACGCTTCTCCATCGCTACAGCCAGAGTTTACCCTCGGATGCCTTTGGTTTCGTGGAGCCCTGGATGACACTGCTCACtgagcagcagcgcaaggaTCTCTTTGGCACACAGGCCGCATTGAAAGAAGTTGTGTCCGTCGAGCTTCCGCTCAGCTCGTCCATGCGGGAAACTATTTAT GGCGTTCCAATGCCCTCCGTTAGGGCAGCCAAAATGTCGGCAGCATTTAACACCTGCATTAAACTGTTCCATGCGGGGGAGCTCAACGACCACTTCCTACCGGTCTCGCTAAAGGAGCGGGTAGCTGGCATAGCCGACTTCCACTTTGCCCACTGGAAGAAGTACAGCGACGACG TGGTCGATACGGTgggcaagaaaaaagaaactcaGGAGAGACATTCCACATATAAGAAGGCTTTTCCGAAGCAGTTCGACGATTGCCGGCCACGGGTGGGCGAAGTCTGTTATGCCTATGAGATAATTTTGCAGCCGCAGTTCGAGCGCAACGACTACACGGAGCACATGCACGATAATCTGCTCACGGGCAGGAACATGGCGCTGCTGCTAAGCAAGCAGCTGCCGCCTCTCGCCGAGATGCCGCTGTTCTGCAACCAGGGCTCGTtgcatgtgcgtgtgagtgAGCAGCCGCGCGAGCTGGTTATTTCGACTgcggagcagctggagcagctgcatcagTTCCATGCGATGCTGTTCCGCGACCTGTTAAAGATCTGGCGCCCCTCCTTTGTGCTGGATCGTCgcagcaaagaaaattgttaCTTCGTGGTGCCTTTGGCCGTGGGCTCAGTGGGCCAGAATGTGGTGGACTGGCCGCTGGTCCGTCAGTTCCAGCGTCTGCCCCTCCCGGCGCCTGTCAGCGTGAAGCAGCGCCAGGAGCAGCCAGCGCCCCGTCCAGAAGACCTTGAGGGCAAAATTGTGACCCAGTGGTATGCGAACTTCTCAAGCAAGCGAATGCTCGTGCACAAGGTGCGCAGAGACCTGACACCGCGCAGCACAATGGAGAGCAACAACGGGAGCTTGAGCTATGGCGAGTTCACCACGTCCAAGTATGGCAATCACATTGGCGGTGTGGTGCACATGGACCAGTGCCTGATCGAGGTGCGCGCGCTCACCGAGCAGCTGAACTTCTATGTCCAGCAGCGGGGCAAAACGTCGGCCCAGAGCAAGGCCAGGGCCAAGATCATCCTCATACCGGAGCTCTGCTTCAACTACGATTTCCCCGGTGACCTTTGGATCAAGGCCCTGTTTCTGCCAAGCATCTTGAACCGCCTCCACTACTTGCTGCACGCTGAGGACGTGCGGCTGAGCTTCAATACCTTCCTGGGTACGCAGCGTCTGCCTGAGAATGGAGTCGACTACAGGCCAAAGCGCTTGGAAATCGACTGGTCGCTGCGCCGCAATGTGGATCCCCACGGCAATGCCGTGCCCAACGAAGATGTCGAAGAGCCGCGCTCCATTCTGGAGCCCCTGGCCACCAAAGGAATTGAGATGGGCGTGAAAAACCTGCATATAAGCGACGTACAAGAGCCTTGGCAGTACTACCTTGAGCCCGTAGACCTATCCCGGAACTGCATGTCCTCCTACAGAGTGGAGCTGAACTATTACAACCAATTCATCAACGGCAAAATAGCGTCCATCGACAAAATGGGGCTCGACGACAAGGAGTACTGGCTGCAGACGCAGTTCAATATGCCCAAAAGGGGCATCTATGAGACGAGGAGCCCAGCAAGGTTACCAGTAACTCGGCCAGCACTGTTGCCGCCAGCAAGCTCGGCGACCACTCAGGAGTCGGTGAATGTGTTGCCGATTCTGCTGAAGAGCGTCTCCGATGAACACATCTCTCCGGCCCATCAGGGGGAGTTCCTGGCGGCCATCACCACAGCGGGCAGTGCAGATGTGTATGACATGGAGCGACTGGAGCTGTTGGGCGACTCGTTCCTCAAGATGAGCAGCAGTCTGTACCTGGCCAGCAGGTATCCCGACTGGAACGAGGGCACGCTCACGCAGGTCAAGTCGAGGATGGTGTCCAACAAGAATCTGATGTATTGCCTCAGGGATACCGATATTCCCAGTCGCATTAGCTGCAGCCTGTTCGATCCCAGAATATCGTGGCTACCGCCCAGCATTGGTCTTCCCGAAAATATCCTGGCCTTGCGCACGGAGCAGCCGAGCCTTGCCAAACTAATTGGACCCCACAATCTCTTGGATCTGCAGCTGAGCGAGGAGGAGATTCAGTCGGGTCGTTGCAGCGAGTCCACCCTTCGTCGCTTCGAGCAGAGTTGCAAGGGCAATCAGCACGACCATTATGCCGGCCAAGACTTCTCCTCCGACGTGAATTACTGCTTTGGAGAGGTCACTATACAGAACAAGGTCGTGGCCGACACCCTGGAGGCCCTGCTGGGGGTCATTGTGAGGAACTATGGACTACAGCATGGCTTCCGCATGCTCGAATACTTTGGCATTTGCAAACCGGACGTCGGTAAGCCACTCACACAGCTGCTCGATCTTGAGTTGAAGAGCGCCAAGATGCGAGCAAACGCCAGCACTACCCATATTGATGGCTTCCTGATCAACCACTCCTATCTGGAGCAGAACATAGGCTACACATTCCGGGATCGCGGCTACCTCTTGCAGGCCCTGACCCATCCGTCGTTTCCCACCAACCGCCTGACTGGCTGCTACCAGGAGCTGGAGTTCATTGGCGATGCCATACTCGACTTTCTCATCTCTGCATACATTTTCGAAAACAATACCAAGCTGCGTCCCGGCCAGCTCACGGATCTGCGCTCGGCTTTGGTCAACAACACGACACTGGGCTGCATCTGCGTGCGCCACAAGATTCATTTGTTCATTCTGGCCGAGAACGCGCTCCTCTCCGAGACCATCAGCAAGTTTGTGCATTTCCAGGAGAGCCAGGGACACCGAGTCACCAACCATGTCCGCTTTCTGCTCGAGGAGCGAGATGTGCAGCCTGATATTCTGGACATTGACGATGAAGTGGATGAGGCCATGGAAAATGGATCGGGAGACAGTCCACGCATCGGGGCTTTCAACTTGGCGCAGAACGTAGATGTGCCCAAGGCTTTGGGCGATGTCCTGGAGGCCCTCATTGCGGCCGTGTACATGGATTGCCACGATCTGCAGACAACCTGGCAGGTGATCTACAACATGTTTGAGCCCGAGCTAAAGGAGTTCTCCCGCAATATACCTATCAGCCCGATTCgtcagctggaggagcacaagCTGGCCCATCCCGTTTATGGTCCGCCCATGGTTGACCAGGACGTGGTGATGATGTACTGCCAGTTCACGTGCCTGGACAAGACCATTCGCGTCACTGGTGTCGGCACCAACAAGGAGCAAGCCAAATTAGCTGCTGCCAAGAGCGCTCTTCAGAAATTGGCTAAATATGATCCATAG
- the LOC117892637 gene encoding facilitated trehalose transporter Tret1-2 homolog, which yields MSGSVLPQYIAGLSASFGALCMGASIGWSSPVEQMITDDSDYGFDISSSQFGWISALLTLGATVVCIPIGFMIDWIGRRPTMLALIPPYMVGWVLMLFANNVTMLYFGRFILGMCGGAFCVTAPMYCTEISTTALRGTIGSFFQLLIVTGIFYGYVLGAFLPLTTINILCSILPLIFAAVHFFMPESPVYLAKKGRNEDTAKALQWLRGKDADISDELKEILDESQRQNDQPKINFMTALRRPVTRKGLGISVLLQIFQQWTGINAILFYSTSIFEDVGAGLSGSMSTILIGFTQTATTVVAVAIIDKAGRRILLLISGVFMAITTCLMGVYFQMSESNPDSVIGLGWLPIVSICIFIVFFSIGFGPVPWLVMAEVFSEDIKSLGGSIAGTSNWLSAFMVTLLFPILKDSIGPGPTFWIFTVIAVLSFFYALFFVPETKGKTILEIQDMLAGGKIQKSDKNET from the coding sequence ATGTCGGGATCGGTACTGCCACAGTATATAGCCGGGCTGTCGGCCAGCTTTGGCGCCCTGTGTATGGGTGCCTCAATCGGCTGGTCCTCGCCGGTGGAGCAAATGATCACGGATGACTCGGACTACGGCTTTGACATATCCTCCAGTCAATTCGGCTGGATATCCGCACTGCTGACACTGGGCGCCACTGTCGTCTGCATACCCATCGGCTTCATGATCGATTGGATTGGCCGCAGGCCGACTATGCTGGCCCTGATTCCGCCCTACATGGTCGGCTGGGTTCTAATGCTGTTTGCCAATAACGTCACAATGCTGTACTTTGGACGCTTCATCCTGGGCATGTGCGGCGGTGCGTTCTGCGTGACTGCGCCCATGTACTGCACGGAGATCTCAACGACAGCATTGCGCGGCACGATTGGCAGTTTCTTCCAGCTGCTGATCGTCACCGGAATCTTCTATGGCTACGTGTTGGGCGCCTTTCTGCCGCTGACCACGATCAACATTCTGTGCTCCATTCTTCCGCTGATCTTTGCCGCAGTGCACTTCTTCATGCCTGAGTCACCCGTGTATCTGGCCAAGAAGGGTCGCAACGAGGACACCGCCAAAGCGCTCCAGTGGCTGCGCGGCAAGGATGCCGACATCAGCGATGAACTGAAGGAGATTCTCGATGAGTCGCAGAGACAGAATGATCAGCCCAAGATCAATTTTATGACTGCGCTACGACGTCCCGTCACCAGGAAAGGCCTGGGCATATCGGTTCTGCTGCAGATCTTCCAGCAGTGGACCGGCATCAACGCCATTCTCTTTTACTCGACATCCATATTCGAGGATGTGGGCGCTGGTCTAAGCGGCAGCATGTCCACCATCCTCATTGGCTTCACCCAAACGGCCACAACtgtggtggcagtggctatCATTGACAAGGCCGGTCGCCGCATCCTCCTGCTGATCTCTGGCGTCTTCATGGCCATAACAACGTGTCTGATGGGCGTCTACTTCCAGATGAGTGAAAGCAATCCAGATTCGGTGATCGGCCTCGGCTGGCTGCCCATTGTCAGTATTTGCATCTTTATTGTGTTCTTCTCCATCGGATTTGGCCCCGTGCCCTGGCTGGTCATGGCCGAAGTGTTCTCGGAGGATATCAAGAGCTTGGGTGGTTCCATTGCCGGCACCAGCAACTGGCTCTCGGCGTTTATGGTCACATTACTGTTTCCCATCCTGAAGGATTCGATTGGGCCGGGTCCGACCTTTTGGATTTTCACTGTCATTGCCGTTCTGTCCTTCTTCTATGCACTGTTCTTTGTGCCCGAGACGAAGGGCAAGACGATATTAGAGATTCAGGATATGCTCGCAGGAGGAAAGATACAAAAGTCCGACAAGAACGAAACGTAG
- the LOC117892640 gene encoding protein PET100 homolog, mitochondrial, with product MGTWVLEVAKMGMYMAFPVALFHIFNQPEYFEEWVTKKKRELYPPEHLSHRDELQRAIREHHEKHDAKMMRAMEEAERKN from the coding sequence ATGGGAACCTGGGTTCTGGAAGTCGCCAAGATGGGGATGTACATGGCATTCCCGGTGGCTCTGTTTCACATCTTCAACCAGCCGGAATATTTCGAGGAGTGGGTGACCAAAAAGAAGCGCGAACTGTATCCACCTGAGCACCTGAGCCATCGCGACGAGCTGCAGCGTGCCATAAGGGAGCATCACGAAAAGCATGATGCCAAAATGATGCGCGCCATGGAGGAGGCAGAGCGCAAGAACTAA